The Arachis ipaensis cultivar K30076 chromosome B07, Araip1.1, whole genome shotgun sequence genome includes a window with the following:
- the LOC107608507 gene encoding probable receptor-like protein kinase At4g39110 yields the protein MPTLLIIIVVFISNSCATSALNNFTPKDNFLIDCGAENVATLPDGRRFKSESESSSFLQATDDTKVSSNEPIPKLPSPIYSNARIFIHQATYSFPLNQPGFHWLRLHFYPIENTIFELHKATFSVNTDKYVLLHSFNVNNDTTIVKEFLINATEPHLSIFFIPTKDSAAFINAIELVSAPDNLIFDTATSLFPVGDFSGLSNYAFQTAHRINNGGPLITSSNDTLGRTWVSDSDAPYLTNKNSAKSVSVATTAIKFPSNTPTISPLIAPQTVYASAMEMGDAGVNEPNFNVSWKFDVDTAFDYLVRLHFCDIVSKGLNELYFNVYVNGKMAVPNLDLSAITGALATPYYKDIVVNSSLMSEGLMVQVGPANAEGGNGNAIMNGIEVLKISNSVDSLDGEFGVDGRKAGGSNRGAVAAVGFAMMFGAFVGLGAMVMKWQKRPPDWQKRNSFSSWLLPLHAGDASFLSSKNSLGSNKSNFYSSTMGLGRFFSFAELQDATKSFDSNNIIGVGGFGNVYLGMIDEGTKVAVKRGNPQSEQGINEFQTEIQMLSKLRHRHLVSLIGYCDENNEMILVYEYMPNGHFRDHLYGKNLHPLSWKQRLEICIGAARGLHYLHTGTTQGIIHRDVKTTNILLDENFTAKVSDFGLSKDAPMGQGHVSTAVKGSFGYLDPEYFRRQQLTEKSDVYSFGVVLLEALCARAAISPQLPREQVNLADWAMQWKRKGMLEKIVDPHLIGSLNAESMKKFAEAAEKCLADHGVDRPTMGDVLWNLEYALQLQDAFTQGKVEDLSNSSASVPTPPTLPNHNSISNPASVDDNNAASELHHQEVNNNNGSTQVPATEDYSGTMFSQVNNLSGR from the coding sequence ATGCCTACCCTCCTTATTATCATTGTGGTGTTCATCTCTAACTCATGCGCAACATCTGCTTTAAACAACTTCACTCCAAAAGATAATTTCCTGATAGATTGCGGTGCTGAAAACGTAGCAACGCTCCCTGATGGAAGAAGATTCAAATCAGAATCTGAATCAAGCTCCTTCTTGCAAGCCACTGATGACACCAAAGTCTCATCCAACGAACCAATTCCCAAACTACCCTCCCCAATCTACTCAAACGCAAGGATCTTCATTCATCAGGCTACATATTCATTCCCTCTGAACCAACCTGGTTTTCATTGGCTTCGCCTTCATTTCTACCCAATCGAGAACACTATCTTTGAACTTCACAAGGCTACCTTCTCTGTGAACACAGATAAGTATGTTTTGCTTCATAGCTTCAACGTCAACAATGACACCACCATTGTCAAGGAGTTCCTCATCAATGCCACAGAGCCTCACTTGTCCATATTCTTCATTCCAACCAAGGATTCAGCAGCATTTATCAATGCCATTGAGCTTGTTTCAGCTCCTGATAACCTCATATTTGACACCGCCACATCGCTTTTTCCCGTTGGAGACTTTTCGGGCTTGAGCAACTACGCTTTCCAAACGGCTCATCGCATCAACAATGGTGGTCCTTTAATAACTTCATCAAATGACACACTGGGAAGAACATGGGTATCTGATTCTGATGCACCTTACCTCACAAACAAGAATTCGGCAAAGAGTGTTTCTGTGGCTACCACTGCCATTAAGTTCCCTTCCAATACACCAACCATTTCTCCGCTCATTGCACCGCAAACAGTTTATGCTTCTGCCATGGAGATGGGTGATGCTGGTGTTAACGAGCCTAATTTCAATGTCTCGTGGAAATTTGATGTGGACACCGCTTTTGATTACCTTGTAAGACTGCATTTCTGTGATATCGTGAGCAAAGGGCTAAATGAACTCTATTTTAATGTATATGTCAATGGAAAAATGGCAGTTCCCAATTTGGATTTGTCAGCTATTACTGGAGCTTTGGCAACACCTTATTACAAAGACATTGTGGTTAATTCTTCTTTGATGTCTGAGGGGCTAATGGTTCAGGTTGGTCCTGCAAATGCTGAGGGTGGGAATGGCAATGCAATTATGAATGGAATTGAGGTCTTGAAGATAAGCAATTCTGTGGACAGTTTGGATGGTGAATTTGGTGTTGATGGAAGAAAAGCTGGTGGTTCAAACCGCGGTGCGGTGGCAGCGGTTGGTTTTGCAATGATGTTTGGAGCCTTTGTAGGTCTTGGTGCGATGGTGATGAAGTGGCAAAAGAGGCCGCCGGATTGGCAAAAAAGGAATAGTTTCTCTTCATGGTTGCTCCCTTTACATGCTGGTGACGCAAGCTTCTTAAGTAGCAAGAACTCATTGGGGTCTAACAAGAGCAATTTCTACTCCTCAACCATGGGACTAGGCAGGTTTTTCTCGTTTGCAGAGTTGCAAGATGCTACCAAGAGCTTTGACTCCAATAATATTATAGGTGTTGGAGGATTTGGTAATGTGTATTTAGGTATGATTGATGAAGGGACTAAAGTTGCTGTTAAGAGAGGGAATCCACAATCAGAACAAGGCATCAACGAATTCCAAACTGAAATTCAAATGCTGTCTAAGCTAAGACACAGACATTTGGTTTCGTTGATTGGATACTGTGATGAAAACAATGAGATGATTCTTGTTTATGAATACATGCCTAATGGACATTTCAGGGACCATCTTTATGGCAAGAATTTGCATCCTCTTTCCTGGAAGCAGAGATTAGAGATCTGCATCGGAGCGGCCCGCGGCCTTCACTACCTCCACACAGGCACAACACAAGGTATCATCCACCGTGATGTTAAGACCACCAACATTCTCCTTGATGAGAATTTCACGGCCAAGGTTTCCGATTTCGGCCTCTCCAAAGATGCACCTATGGGCCAAGGCCATGTTAGCACTGCCGTCAAGGGTAGCTTTGGATATCTTGATCCTGAGTATTTCAGGAGGCAACAATTGACTGAAAAATCCGATGTGTATTCATTTGGGGTGGTGTTGCTTGAGGCATTATGCGCGAGGGCCGCCATTAGTCCTCAGTTGCCTAGAGAACAAGTAAACTTGGCTGATTGGGCAATGCAGTGGAAGAGAAAGGGGATGCTTGAGAAAATTGTGGATCCTCATCTTATTGGTTCTTTGAACGCTGAATCCATGAAGAAATTTGCAGAGGCTGCTGAGAAGTGCTTGGCTGATCATGGTGTTGATAGGCCTACAATGGGGGATGTGTTGTGGAATTTGGAGTATGCATTGCAGCTTCAAGATGCTTTCACGCAAGGAAAGGTTGAAGACCTCAGCAACTCCTCTGCTTCTGTTCCTACCCCTCCTACTCTACCTAATCATAATTCCATTTCCAACCCCGCCTCGGTTGATGATAATAATGCCGCTAGTGAACTTCATCATCAAGAAGTAAATAACAATAATGGATCAACCCAAGTACCGGCTACTGAAGATTATTCTGGGACAATGTTTTCCCAAGTTAACAATCTTAGTGGTAGATGA